A single window of Luteipulveratus halotolerans DNA harbors:
- the carA gene encoding glutamine-hydrolyzing carbamoyl-phosphate synthase small subunit: MTTQQREPAVLVLEDGRTFSGLAYGAVGTTVGEGVFSTGMTGYQETITDPSYHRQVVVMTAPHVGNTGVNDEDGESSRIWVAGYVVRDPAIRPSSWRSVRTLEDDLRDQGVVGICDIDTRALTRHLRERGAMRVGIFSGDHLEGRTDDLVSRVQDAPEMAGSELASEVSTDETYVVPAQGDKRFTVAALDLGIKAMTPQRMAERGIEVHVLPADATFEQIQAVEPDGVFFSNGPGDPSTAPQVDVLRQVLDARLPFFGICFGNQILGRALGFGTFKLKYGHRGINQPVMDRTTGKVEVTAHNHGFAVDAPLDGETVAPSDAAHGTSYGRVRVSHVCLNDDVVEGLECLDIPAYSVQYHPEAAAGPHDAAYLFDRFIDLMGKKGQA; this comes from the coding sequence ATGACGACCCAGCAGCGCGAGCCGGCAGTGCTCGTCCTCGAGGACGGCCGTACGTTCTCGGGCCTCGCCTACGGCGCGGTCGGCACCACCGTGGGGGAGGGCGTCTTCTCCACCGGCATGACCGGCTATCAGGAGACGATCACCGACCCGAGCTATCACCGTCAGGTCGTGGTCATGACGGCCCCGCACGTCGGCAACACCGGCGTCAACGACGAGGACGGTGAGTCCAGCCGCATCTGGGTGGCGGGCTACGTCGTGCGCGACCCCGCCATCCGACCCTCGAGCTGGCGCTCGGTCCGTACGCTCGAGGACGACCTGCGCGACCAGGGCGTCGTCGGCATCTGCGACATCGACACCCGCGCGCTCACCCGCCACCTGCGCGAGCGCGGTGCGATGCGCGTCGGCATCTTCAGCGGTGACCACCTCGAGGGCCGTACGGACGACCTCGTGTCACGGGTCCAGGACGCTCCCGAGATGGCCGGCTCCGAGCTGGCGTCCGAGGTCTCGACCGATGAGACCTATGTCGTGCCCGCCCAGGGTGACAAGCGTTTCACCGTCGCCGCGCTCGACCTCGGCATCAAGGCGATGACGCCGCAGCGGATGGCCGAGCGGGGCATCGAGGTGCACGTCCTGCCCGCCGACGCGACCTTCGAGCAGATCCAGGCGGTCGAGCCCGATGGGGTGTTCTTCTCCAACGGGCCCGGTGACCCCTCGACCGCGCCGCAGGTCGACGTCCTGCGGCAGGTGCTCGACGCACGGCTGCCGTTCTTCGGCATCTGCTTCGGCAACCAGATCCTCGGCCGCGCGCTCGGCTTCGGCACGTTCAAGCTCAAGTACGGCCACCGCGGCATCAACCAACCGGTCATGGACCGGACCACCGGCAAGGTCGAGGTCACCGCGCACAACCACGGGTTCGCGGTCGACGCGCCTCTCGACGGTGAGACCGTCGCGCCGTCCGACGCGGCCCACGGCACGTCGTACGGTCGCGTGCGGGTCTCGCACGTCTGCCTCAACGACGACGTGGTCGAGGGGCTGGAATGCCTTGACATCCCTGCGTACTCGGTCCAGTACCACCCGGAGGCGGCCGCCGGTCCGCACGACGCGGCCTACCTGTTCGACCGGTTCATCGACCTCATGGGAAAGAAGGGTCAGGCCTGA
- the carB gene encoding carbamoyl-phosphate synthase large subunit, which produces MPKRDDIKSVLVIGSGPIVIGQACEFDYSGTQACRVLRDEGLRVILVNSNPATIMTDPEFADATYVEPITPEVVESIIAKERPDAVLATLGGQTALNTAIALHEAGVLEKYGCPLIGANVEAIELGEDRERFKGVVERCGAESARSIICNADEAPEGASDREQVAFALERTLAAADELGYPVVVRPSFTMGGLGSGFAYDADDLRRMAGAGLQASPTTEVLLEESIMGWKEYELEVMRDNADNVVVVCSIENFDPMGVHTGDSITVAPALTLTDREYQRMRDVGIAVIREVGVDTGGCNIQFAINPEDGRMIVIEMNPRVSRSSALASKATGFPIAKIAAKMAIGYTLDEVPNDITKETPASFEPSLDYIVVKVPRFAFEKFPAADTTLTTTMKSVGEAMSIGRSFTEALQKALRSMERKGSTFHWSRDTDPSREMARALLEEAKRPTDGRIVLVQQALRGGLSVEEVHEATKIDPWFLDQIQLINQVAEQLADAAQLTPRLLRLAKRHGFSDAQIAELRAMPEAVVRGVRHALGVRPVYKTVDTCAAEFAAETPYYYSSYDEETEVLPRERPAVIILGSGPNRIGQGVEFDYSCVHASFALRDKGFDTVMVNCNPETVSTDYDTSSRLYFEPLTLEDVLEVVHAEMQAGPLAGVIVQLGGQTPLGLAKALKAEGVPVVGTSPEAIDLAEDRGAFGRVLTEAGLPAPRYGMAYSSEEAVAVAQEIGYPVLVRPSYVLGGRGMEIVYDDETLVQYVNRATHASPEHPVLVDRFLDEAIEIDVDALYDGHDMYLGGIMEHIEEAGIHSGDSACVLPPVTLGAEEIERVRASTLKLAEGIGVRGLMNVQFALAQDVLYVLEANPRASRTVPFVAKSTGVPLAKAAARVMLGASIADLREEGMLPQHGDGGAMPVDAPVCVKEAVLPFKRFRTSEGQVVDSLLGPEMRSTGEVMGVDSDFGSAFAKSQLGSVTGLPVDGTIFVSVANRDKRAMIFPVKRLADLGFRLLATAGTADVLRRNGIHAEVVHKHHDGKRVDGEPTIVDHILSGEVAMVVNTPSGRDARADGYAIRAATTSMDKPIITTVQQLSAAVQGIEAQMAGPMSVKPLQEHAADLDLFGRDADGKKSA; this is translated from the coding sequence ATGCCGAAGCGTGACGACATCAAGAGCGTGCTCGTGATCGGGTCCGGCCCGATCGTCATCGGGCAGGCGTGCGAGTTCGACTACTCGGGCACCCAGGCCTGCCGCGTGCTGCGCGACGAGGGCCTGCGCGTCATCCTGGTCAACTCCAACCCGGCCACGATCATGACCGACCCCGAGTTCGCCGACGCGACCTACGTCGAGCCGATCACTCCCGAGGTGGTCGAGTCGATCATCGCCAAGGAACGCCCGGACGCCGTCCTTGCGACCCTCGGTGGTCAGACCGCCCTCAACACCGCGATCGCCCTGCACGAGGCGGGTGTGCTCGAGAAGTACGGCTGTCCGTTGATCGGCGCCAACGTCGAGGCCATCGAGCTCGGCGAGGACCGCGAGCGGTTCAAGGGAGTGGTCGAGCGCTGCGGTGCCGAGTCCGCCAGGTCGATCATCTGCAACGCCGACGAGGCGCCCGAGGGCGCCAGCGACCGTGAGCAGGTCGCGTTCGCGCTCGAGCGCACCCTCGCCGCTGCGGACGAGCTCGGCTACCCGGTCGTCGTCCGCCCGTCGTTCACGATGGGCGGGCTCGGCTCCGGGTTCGCCTACGACGCCGACGACCTGCGCCGTATGGCCGGTGCCGGCCTGCAGGCCAGCCCGACCACCGAGGTGCTCCTCGAGGAGTCGATCATGGGCTGGAAGGAGTACGAGCTGGAGGTCATGCGCGACAACGCCGACAACGTCGTCGTGGTCTGCTCGATCGAGAACTTCGACCCGATGGGCGTGCACACCGGTGACTCGATCACGGTCGCGCCCGCGCTGACCCTGACCGACCGCGAGTACCAGCGGATGCGTGACGTCGGCATCGCCGTGATCCGTGAGGTCGGCGTCGACACCGGTGGCTGCAACATCCAGTTCGCGATCAACCCCGAGGACGGTCGCATGATCGTCATCGAGATGAACCCGCGCGTCTCGCGGTCCTCGGCTCTGGCGTCGAAGGCCACCGGATTCCCGATCGCCAAGATCGCCGCCAAGATGGCCATCGGCTACACCCTCGACGAGGTCCCCAACGACATCACGAAGGAGACCCCGGCGAGCTTCGAGCCGTCGCTGGACTACATCGTGGTCAAGGTCCCGCGGTTCGCGTTCGAGAAGTTCCCGGCGGCGGACACCACGCTCACCACCACGATGAAGTCGGTCGGCGAGGCGATGTCGATCGGCCGCAGCTTCACCGAGGCGCTGCAGAAGGCCCTGCGGTCGATGGAGCGCAAGGGCTCCACGTTCCACTGGTCGCGCGACACCGACCCCTCGCGCGAGATGGCCCGGGCTCTGCTGGAGGAGGCCAAGCGCCCCACGGACGGCCGCATCGTGCTCGTGCAGCAGGCGCTGCGCGGCGGGTTGTCGGTCGAAGAGGTCCACGAGGCGACCAAGATCGACCCGTGGTTCCTGGACCAGATCCAGCTGATCAACCAGGTCGCCGAGCAGCTCGCCGATGCTGCGCAGCTCACGCCCCGACTGCTGCGCCTGGCCAAGCGTCACGGGTTCAGCGACGCCCAGATCGCCGAGCTGCGGGCCATGCCCGAGGCGGTCGTCCGCGGTGTCCGGCACGCGCTCGGCGTACGACCGGTCTACAAGACCGTCGACACCTGCGCCGCCGAGTTCGCCGCCGAGACGCCGTACTACTACAGCTCCTACGACGAGGAGACCGAGGTGCTGCCGCGTGAGCGGCCCGCCGTGATCATCCTCGGCTCCGGCCCCAACCGCATCGGCCAGGGTGTCGAGTTCGACTACTCCTGCGTGCACGCGAGCTTTGCGTTGCGCGACAAGGGTTTTGACACCGTCATGGTCAACTGCAACCCCGAGACGGTGTCGACCGACTACGACACCTCCAGCCGTCTCTACTTCGAGCCGCTGACGCTCGAGGACGTGCTCGAGGTCGTGCACGCCGAGATGCAGGCGGGCCCGCTCGCCGGCGTCATCGTCCAGCTGGGCGGCCAGACGCCGCTCGGCCTGGCCAAGGCGCTCAAGGCCGAAGGCGTGCCGGTGGTCGGGACCTCGCCCGAGGCGATCGACCTTGCCGAGGACCGCGGTGCGTTCGGACGCGTCCTCACCGAGGCCGGCCTTCCTGCTCCGCGCTACGGCATGGCGTACTCCAGCGAGGAGGCCGTGGCCGTCGCTCAGGAGATCGGCTACCCGGTGCTGGTGCGGCCGTCGTACGTCCTCGGCGGGCGGGGTATGGAGATCGTCTACGACGACGAGACGCTCGTGCAGTACGTCAACCGTGCGACGCACGCGTCGCCGGAGCACCCGGTGCTGGTCGACCGGTTCCTCGACGAGGCCATCGAGATCGACGTCGACGCGTTGTACGACGGTCACGACATGTACCTCGGCGGAATCATGGAGCACATCGAGGAGGCCGGCATCCACTCCGGTGACTCGGCGTGCGTCCTGCCGCCGGTGACCCTGGGTGCCGAGGAGATCGAACGGGTTCGGGCCTCGACGCTCAAGCTCGCCGAGGGCATCGGTGTCCGGGGCCTCATGAACGTCCAGTTCGCGCTGGCCCAGGACGTGCTCTACGTCCTGGAGGCCAACCCGCGGGCGAGCCGCACGGTGCCGTTCGTCGCCAAGTCGACCGGCGTACCCCTGGCGAAGGCGGCGGCGCGGGTCATGCTCGGCGCGAGCATCGCCGACCTGCGCGAGGAGGGCATGCTGCCCCAGCACGGCGACGGGGGAGCGATGCCCGTCGACGCTCCGGTGTGTGTCAAAGAGGCCGTGCTGCCGTTCAAGCGGTTCCGTACGAGCGAGGGCCAGGTCGTCGACAGCCTGCTCGGTCCTGAGATGCGCAGCACCGGTGAGGTCATGGGCGTCGACAGCGACTTCGGGTCGGCGTTCGCCAAGAGCCAGCTCGGGTCGGTGACCGGGCTGCCCGTCGACGGCACGATCTTCGTGTCGGTCGCCAACCGTGACAAGCGCGCGATGATCTTCCCGGTCAAGCGCCTCGCCGACCTCGGGTTCCGTCTGCTCGCGACGGCCGGCACCGCAGATGTGCTGCGCCGCAACGGAATTCACGCCGAGGTCGTCCACAAGCACCACGACGGCAAGCGCGTCGACGGCGAGCCGACGATCGTCGACCACATCCTGTCGGGCGAGGTCGCGATGGTGGTCAACACGCCTTCGGGGCGCGATGCGCGCGCCGACGGCTACGCGATCCGGGCGGCCACGACGAGCATGGACAAGCCGATCATCACGACGGTGCAGCAGCTGTCGGCGGCTGTGCAGGGCATCGAGGCACAGATGGCCGGGCCGATGTCGGTCAAGCCGCTGCAGGAGCACGCTGCCGATCTCGACCTGTTCGGTCGCGACGCCGACGGAAAGAAGTCCGCATGA
- a CDS encoding dihydroorotase, with the protein MGEKDIRAGQTSYVIRGADLQGAGRADLLVRDGVIAETGTVKAPRGATEVDADGLIALPGLVDLHTHLREPGREDAETIETGSAAAAAGGFTAVLAMANTNPVTDTAEAAERVRDLGEKVGLVDVQPVGAVTKGLAGEELAELGLMARSRAAVRVFSDDGKCVHDARLMRRALEYVKAFGGVVSQHAQEPRLADGQACCHEGELSGRLGLPGWPGVAEEVVVARDVMLARHTGSRVHIAHVSTAGSVEVVRWAKSQDIAVTAEVTPHHLLLTTDLLSGYDPVFKVNPPLRLQEDVEALRAALADGTIDAVATDHAPHARHDKEHAFAEAAFGMLGLEQALSVVTTVMVEGGLMDWSAVAAAMSSRPAAIAGLREQGRPLAVGEPANLVLLDPAAEVTVDRERSQSLSRNNPWHGRALKGRVHSTFLRGRATYFDGEVTTR; encoded by the coding sequence ATGGGAGAGAAGGACATTCGGGCGGGGCAGACCTCGTACGTCATCCGTGGTGCCGATCTTCAGGGCGCGGGTCGTGCTGACCTGCTGGTCCGTGACGGCGTGATCGCCGAGACGGGCACGGTCAAGGCACCCCGTGGCGCCACGGAGGTCGACGCCGACGGGCTGATCGCGCTCCCAGGTCTGGTCGACCTGCACACGCACCTGCGCGAGCCGGGCCGCGAGGACGCCGAGACGATCGAGACCGGCTCGGCCGCTGCCGCCGCTGGTGGTTTCACGGCCGTGCTCGCGATGGCCAACACCAACCCGGTCACCGACACCGCCGAGGCCGCCGAGCGCGTGCGTGACCTCGGTGAGAAGGTCGGTCTGGTCGATGTGCAGCCGGTCGGTGCAGTCACCAAGGGGCTGGCGGGCGAGGAGCTCGCTGAGCTCGGTCTGATGGCCCGGTCGCGCGCTGCGGTCCGGGTGTTCTCCGACGACGGCAAGTGCGTCCACGACGCACGCCTGATGCGCCGGGCGCTGGAATATGTCAAGGCGTTCGGCGGTGTGGTCTCGCAGCACGCCCAGGAGCCGCGCCTGGCCGACGGTCAGGCCTGCTGCCACGAGGGTGAGCTGTCGGGCCGGCTGGGCCTGCCGGGCTGGCCGGGTGTGGCCGAGGAGGTCGTCGTCGCCCGCGACGTCATGCTCGCGCGCCACACCGGTTCACGGGTCCACATCGCCCACGTGTCGACCGCGGGCTCGGTCGAGGTGGTCCGCTGGGCCAAGTCCCAGGACATCGCGGTCACCGCCGAGGTGACGCCGCACCACCTGCTCCTCACCACTGACCTGCTGAGCGGCTATGACCCGGTGTTCAAGGTCAACCCGCCGCTGCGTCTGCAGGAGGACGTCGAGGCGCTGCGCGCGGCCCTCGCGGACGGCACGATCGACGCGGTCGCCACCGACCACGCGCCCCACGCACGGCACGACAAGGAGCACGCGTTCGCCGAGGCGGCGTTCGGGATGCTCGGCCTGGAGCAGGCGCTGTCCGTCGTCACGACCGTGATGGTCGAAGGCGGCCTCATGGACTGGTCCGCCGTCGCGGCGGCGATGTCGTCACGGCCGGCCGCCATAGCCGGTCTCCGAGAGCAGGGGAGGCCGCTCGCGGTGGGAGAGCCGGCCAACCTTGTACTGCTCGACCCGGCGGCGGAGGTCACCGTGGATCGTGAGCGTTCGCAGTCCCTTTCGCGCAACAACCCCTGGCACGGCCGCGCCCTCAAGGGTCGCGTCCACTCGACCTTCCTGCGAGGCCGAGCCACCTACTTCGACGGAGAGGTCACCACTCGATGA
- a CDS encoding RNA polymerase sigma-70 factor, producing the protein MTHLEDDHTALAEEFMQVRPRLVGAAYRIVGGIADAEDVVQEAWLRWSGVDRSQARDATAYLLTVTTRLALNRLRQQRSRREDYVGPWLPEPSDEMDVEASVEMSESVSMAMMVVLETLTPLERATFVLHDVFGLTYSEVARAIDRSDAAARQLGHRARSHVEARRPRQVVDRVRHREVTDRFVQAASTGDIAGLLELLAPEVVLVSDGGGFRQAALRPVEGADKVSRFIAGTVRKGGGGADLAIDVLRVNGESAIVVTQGDDLDSVCFLTVEETGITALHLVRNPHKLGGVRASAARG; encoded by the coding sequence ATGACCCACCTCGAGGACGACCACACCGCCCTGGCCGAGGAGTTCATGCAGGTACGACCCCGGCTGGTCGGCGCGGCGTACCGCATCGTCGGCGGCATCGCCGACGCCGAGGACGTGGTGCAGGAGGCCTGGCTGCGCTGGTCGGGCGTCGACCGGTCGCAGGCGCGTGACGCGACGGCGTACCTCCTCACCGTGACCACCCGCCTGGCGCTGAACCGCCTTCGACAGCAACGCAGTCGCCGCGAGGACTACGTCGGCCCCTGGTTGCCCGAGCCGAGCGACGAGATGGACGTCGAGGCCTCGGTCGAGATGTCGGAGTCGGTGTCGATGGCCATGATGGTCGTGCTCGAGACACTGACGCCGCTGGAGCGGGCGACGTTCGTGCTGCACGACGTCTTCGGGCTGACGTACTCCGAGGTGGCACGGGCGATCGATCGCTCTGACGCCGCTGCCCGTCAGCTCGGCCACCGGGCTCGGTCGCACGTCGAGGCGAGGCGTCCGCGCCAGGTCGTCGACCGCGTGCGGCACCGTGAGGTCACCGACCGGTTCGTGCAGGCGGCGTCGACCGGCGACATCGCCGGACTGCTGGAGCTGCTCGCACCCGAGGTCGTCCTGGTGTCCGACGGCGGAGGCTTCCGACAGGCAGCCCTGCGTCCTGTCGAGGGCGCGGACAAGGTGTCGCGCTTCATCGCCGGCACGGTACGCAAGGGCGGTGGTGGTGCAGACCTCGCCATCGACGTGCTGCGTGTCAACGGCGAGTCGGCCATCGTCGTCACCCAGGGCGACGACCTGGACTCGGTGTGCTTCCTCACGGTCGAGGAGACCGGCATCACGGCGCTCCACCTCGTCCGCAACCCGCACAAGCTCGGTGGGGTGCGGGCGTCCGCCGCCCGCGGCTGA
- a CDS encoding aspartate carbamoyltransferase catalytic subunit has product MKHLLSAADLSRDDALQILDTATQMHEVQHREVKKLPALRGRTVVNLFFEDSTRTRSSFEIAGKWLSADVINVSAKGSSVSKGESLRDTVMTVAAMGVDGLVIRHHASGAPQQVAQWVDAMVVNAGDGMHEHPTQALLDAYTMQQRLGDLDGKHVAIVGDLTHSRVVRSNLILLKTLRAHVTLVAPPTLMPSGIADWAKAEGFDTSYDLDGVLPHVDAAMMLRVQKERMSGGYFPTPREYTVGYGLTRQRLKVLPEHAVICHPGPMNRGLEITADAADEARSLILDQVSAGVAVRMSVLYHLLASSSEGVQK; this is encoded by the coding sequence ATGAAGCACCTGCTGTCCGCCGCCGACCTCAGCCGGGACGACGCGCTGCAGATCCTCGACACCGCGACGCAGATGCACGAGGTGCAGCACCGCGAGGTCAAGAAGCTCCCGGCGCTGCGCGGCCGCACGGTCGTCAACCTGTTCTTCGAGGACTCCACCCGCACGCGCAGCTCGTTCGAGATCGCCGGGAAGTGGCTGTCCGCCGACGTCATCAACGTGTCGGCCAAGGGGTCGTCCGTCAGCAAGGGCGAGTCGCTGCGCGACACCGTCATGACGGTCGCGGCGATGGGTGTCGACGGCCTGGTCATCCGCCACCACGCGAGCGGTGCGCCGCAGCAGGTCGCGCAGTGGGTCGACGCAATGGTCGTCAACGCCGGCGACGGCATGCACGAGCACCCGACGCAAGCGCTGCTGGACGCCTACACGATGCAGCAGCGGTTGGGTGACCTCGACGGCAAGCACGTCGCGATCGTCGGCGACCTCACCCACTCGCGCGTCGTGCGCAGCAACCTGATCCTGCTCAAGACCCTCCGCGCCCACGTCACTCTGGTGGCTCCGCCGACGCTGATGCCGAGCGGCATCGCCGACTGGGCCAAGGCCGAGGGCTTCGACACCTCCTACGACCTCGACGGCGTACTGCCGCACGTCGACGCCGCGATGATGCTGCGTGTCCAGAAGGAGCGGATGAGCGGCGGGTACTTCCCGACGCCGCGCGAGTACACCGTGGGCTACGGGCTCACCCGCCAGCGGCTGAAGGTGCTGCCCGAGCACGCGGTCATCTGCCATCCCGGCCCGATGAACCGAGGCCTCGAGATCACCGCCGACGCCGCGGACGAGGCCCGATCGCTGATCCTTGACCAGGTCTCTGCCGGTGTCGCAGTCCGGATGAGCGTCCTCTACCACCTGCTCGCATCGAGTTCCGAGGGAGTCCAGAAGTAA
- the pyrR gene encoding bifunctional pyr operon transcriptional regulator/uracil phosphoribosyltransferase PyrR, with translation MSRPDSALPSATSQPAAAPSPGRVVLSTSDISRALRRMAHEVLEHNKGASDLVVLGIPTRGVELADRLVRAISQVEGVDVPVGALDVTMYRDDLRSQPVRAAHSTSIPDAGIDDKVVVLVDDVLYSGRTVRAALDALGDLGRPRAVRLAVLIDRGHRELPIRADHVGKNLPTAKSEKVRVRLQEHDGVDEVRIVEPATEETR, from the coding sequence ATGTCGCGTCCTGACTCAGCCCTACCCTCGGCGACGTCGCAGCCCGCAGCGGCTCCGTCGCCGGGTCGCGTCGTCCTCAGCACGAGCGACATCTCCCGTGCTCTGCGCCGCATGGCCCACGAGGTCCTCGAGCACAACAAGGGCGCCTCCGACCTGGTCGTCCTCGGCATCCCGACGCGTGGTGTCGAGCTGGCCGACAGGCTGGTACGAGCGATCAGCCAGGTCGAGGGTGTCGATGTCCCCGTAGGTGCGCTCGACGTGACGATGTACCGCGACGACCTGCGCAGCCAGCCGGTCCGTGCCGCTCACAGCACGTCGATCCCCGACGCCGGGATCGACGACAAGGTCGTCGTCCTGGTCGACGACGTCCTCTACTCCGGTCGCACGGTGCGCGCTGCGCTCGACGCGCTGGGCGATCTCGGCCGACCACGGGCGGTGCGACTGGCTGTGCTCATCGATCGCGGGCACCGCGAGCTGCCGATCCGCGCCGACCACGTCGGCAAGAACCTCCCGACCGCCAAGAGCGAGAAGGTCCGGGTGCGGCTGCAGGAGCACGACGGCGTCGACGAGGTCCGCATCGTCGAGCCCGCCACGGAGGAGACCCGATGA
- the gmk gene encoding guanylate kinase, translating to MVPTHSGRLVVLAGPTAVGKGTVAAYVRENFPEVWLSVSATTRSPRPGEVDGVHYHFVSDAEFARMASEGELLEYAVVHGRASYGTPRQPVLDAIAAGRLPLLEIDLQGARQVKERMPEAYLVFLEPPSWDELVRRLVGRGTETADEQDVRLQTARTELAAVSEFDTTIVNDDVRRAAEELVSLMRNPTH from the coding sequence GTGGTACCAACGCATTCCGGGCGTCTCGTCGTTCTCGCTGGGCCTACTGCCGTCGGCAAGGGCACCGTCGCCGCGTACGTCCGCGAGAACTTCCCCGAGGTCTGGCTGTCGGTCTCGGCGACCACGCGCAGCCCGCGTCCGGGTGAGGTCGACGGTGTCCACTACCACTTCGTCTCCGACGCCGAGTTCGCACGCATGGCGAGCGAGGGTGAGCTGCTCGAGTACGCCGTGGTCCACGGCCGCGCCAGCTACGGCACTCCGCGGCAGCCGGTGCTGGACGCGATCGCAGCGGGTCGGCTGCCGCTGCTCGAGATCGACCTGCAGGGCGCCCGCCAGGTCAAGGAGCGCATGCCCGAGGCATACCTCGTCTTCCTGGAGCCCCCGTCGTGGGACGAGCTGGTTCGTCGACTGGTCGGTCGTGGCACCGAGACAGCCGACGAGCAGGACGTCCGGCTGCAGACCGCACGGACCGAGCTCGCGGCCGTCAGCGAGTTCGACACCACGATCGTCAACGACGACGTTCGGCGTGCGGCCGAGGAACTCGTATCATTGATGCGCAACCCCACCCACTGA
- the mihF gene encoding integration host factor, actinobacterial type: MALPPLTPEQRAEALEKAARARRERAAVKNRLKYAQGSLREVIEAGRDNEVIGKMKVSALLESMPGVGRVRARQIMEEIGISESRRVRGLGANQISALLGRFEQA, translated from the coding sequence GTGGCCCTTCCGCCCTTGACACCCGAGCAGCGTGCGGAGGCGTTGGAGAAGGCGGCGCGGGCTCGTCGCGAGCGCGCTGCGGTCAAGAACCGGCTGAAGTACGCCCAGGGCTCGTTGCGCGAGGTGATCGAGGCCGGCCGCGACAACGAGGTCATCGGCAAGATGAAGGTCTCCGCACTGCTGGAGTCGATGCCCGGTGTCGGGCGGGTGCGCGCTCGCCAGATCATGGAGGAGATCGGCATCTCCGAGAGCCGCCGTGTCCGCGGCCTGGGCGCCAACCAGATCTCGGCCCTGCTCGGTCGTTTCGAGCAGGCCTGA
- the pyrF gene encoding orotidine-5'-phosphate decarboxylase, which translates to MSESGSAATTFGDRLSAAVAAHGPLCAGIDPHAALLEAWGLSDDADGLRAFAQTCVEAYAGRVAIVKPQSAFFERHGSRGVAVLEDTLAALREAGTLSLLDIKRGDIGSTMAAYADAYLRDDSSLRADAITVSPYLGFGSLDPAIELAQQTGRGLFVLAMTSNPEGASVQHAVADGRTVAASMIEGVSRLNAAEDAALGSFGLVTGATVGKDLAELGLTDALVTSRAPLLAPGLGAQGATIDDVRRGFGAAEGQVLPAASRSLLGHGPDVAALRAATDAAVEEAASIGR; encoded by the coding sequence ATGAGCGAGTCCGGTTCTGCTGCAACGACATTCGGTGACCGACTGAGTGCAGCGGTCGCTGCGCACGGTCCGTTGTGCGCGGGCATCGACCCGCACGCGGCGCTCCTGGAGGCCTGGGGTCTGAGCGACGACGCCGACGGTCTGCGAGCGTTCGCGCAGACGTGCGTCGAGGCGTACGCCGGCCGGGTGGCGATCGTCAAGCCGCAGTCGGCGTTCTTCGAGCGGCACGGCTCCCGTGGAGTCGCCGTGCTGGAGGACACGCTCGCCGCTCTGCGTGAGGCCGGAACGCTCAGCCTGCTCGACATCAAGCGAGGCGACATCGGATCGACGATGGCGGCGTACGCGGACGCCTACCTGCGCGACGACTCGTCGCTGCGGGCGGACGCGATCACCGTCAGCCCGTACCTCGGGTTCGGCTCGCTCGACCCGGCGATCGAGCTGGCACAGCAGACGGGGCGTGGTCTGTTCGTGCTCGCCATGACCTCCAATCCTGAGGGCGCGTCCGTGCAGCATGCGGTTGCCGACGGGCGCACGGTGGCGGCCTCGATGATCGAGGGGGTGTCCCGTCTCAACGCGGCTGAGGACGCAGCCCTCGGCAGCTTCGGTCTGGTCACCGGCGCGACGGTCGGCAAGGACCTCGCCGAGCTCGGGCTCACCGACGCGCTGGTCACCAGCCGGGCTCCGCTGCTCGCCCCGGGTCTCGGCGCCCAGGGCGCGACGATCGACGACGTGCGCCGTGGCTTCGGCGCGGCGGAGGGCCAGGTGCTGCCGGCGGCCTCGCGCAGCCTGCTCGGTCACGGCCCGGACGTCGCGGCCCTGCGGGCGGCGACCGACGCAGCCGTCGAGGAGGCTGCGTCGATCGGGCGCTGA